From the genome of Streptomyces sp. NBC_01317, one region includes:
- a CDS encoding rhodanese-like domain-containing protein, with protein sequence MNFAPLPSVDVAAVPSDGLVLDVREDDEWAAGHVEGALHVPMSDFVGRFGEVTEAVADGRKAYVMCRVGGRSAQVTQYLVQQGVDAVNVDGGMLAWDGAGRPMVSDNGGPAFVL encoded by the coding sequence ATGAACTTCGCCCCGCTGCCCTCCGTGGACGTCGCGGCGGTTCCGTCCGACGGCTTGGTGCTGGACGTCCGGGAGGACGACGAATGGGCGGCCGGTCATGTCGAGGGCGCGCTGCACGTTCCGATGAGTGACTTTGTCGGCCGGTTCGGCGAGGTGACCGAGGCCGTGGCCGACGGGCGGAAGGCGTATGTGATGTGCCGGGTCGGTGGCCGCTCCGCGCAGGTCACGCAGTATCTGGTGCAGCAGGGCGTCGACGCGGTGAACGTGGACGGCGGCATGCTCGCCTGGGACGGCGCGGGGCGTCCGATGGTCAGTGACAACGGCGGCCCGGCGTTTGTCCTCTGA
- a CDS encoding HTTM domain-containing protein, translating to MSGQQAGRRAGQRYAYAVQRVTGTALGPYQSAVVRIGFAGTWLLFLLRELPHRRELYGPDGPWSWTMAQQLMARNGAFSGLMWSDSAVWFEIVFAVAVVSAALLMAGWRTRTTSVLFMFGVLSLQNRSIFMGDGGDNVIHLMAIYLVVTRCGQVWSLDARRAARAAREADAEAAEGEDRAGAVRDRVGPVLWVLMGAFLLVGTLTADRFEIETWLAVLFWGAWAAQGLWWLTGHYAPGGQPRALLDVLANLLHNAGLMVIMAEVCLVYATAGWYKIQGTRWQDGTALYFPLKLDYFTPWPALSGVLAASGVVVMLVTYATVVVQVAFPFTLFNRRVKNVLLVAMILEHAGIAVLLGLPFFSLAMIAADAVFLPTAFLRWLGDRVSGRWRRLFRRTTALPGQRGEREPEPRTLVG from the coding sequence GTGAGCGGGCAGCAGGCCGGGCGGCGGGCCGGGCAGCGGTACGCGTACGCCGTCCAGCGCGTCACGGGCACCGCCCTCGGGCCGTACCAGAGCGCGGTCGTCCGGATCGGATTCGCCGGCACGTGGCTGCTCTTCCTGCTGCGCGAACTGCCGCACCGCCGGGAGCTGTACGGGCCCGACGGGCCGTGGAGCTGGACCATGGCCCAGCAACTGATGGCCAGGAACGGCGCGTTCAGCGGGCTGATGTGGTCGGACAGCGCGGTCTGGTTCGAGATCGTCTTCGCCGTGGCCGTCGTGTCGGCCGCGCTGCTGATGGCCGGCTGGCGCACCCGCACGACGTCGGTGCTGTTCATGTTCGGCGTGCTGTCGCTCCAGAACCGCAGCATCTTCATGGGCGACGGCGGCGACAACGTCATCCACCTGATGGCGATCTATCTCGTGGTGACCCGCTGCGGTCAGGTCTGGTCGCTGGACGCCCGGCGCGCGGCGCGGGCCGCCCGCGAGGCGGATGCCGAGGCCGCTGAAGGGGAGGACAGGGCAGGCGCCGTACGGGACCGGGTGGGGCCCGTCCTGTGGGTCCTCATGGGCGCCTTCCTCCTGGTCGGGACGCTGACGGCGGACCGGTTCGAGATCGAGACCTGGCTGGCGGTCCTGTTCTGGGGCGCCTGGGCGGCGCAGGGGCTGTGGTGGCTGACGGGCCACTACGCGCCGGGCGGGCAGCCGCGCGCGCTGCTCGACGTCCTCGCGAACCTTCTCCACAACGCCGGACTGATGGTCATCATGGCCGAGGTCTGTCTCGTGTACGCCACCGCCGGCTGGTACAAGATCCAGGGCACGCGCTGGCAGGACGGCACGGCCCTGTACTTCCCGCTCAAACTGGACTACTTCACACCCTGGCCCGCGCTCTCCGGTGTCCTCGCCGCCAGCGGGGTGGTGGTGATGCTGGTGACGTACGCCACGGTGGTGGTCCAGGTCGCCTTCCCGTTCACGCTCTTCAACCGGCGCGTCAAGAACGTCCTGCTCGTCGCGATGATCCTGGAGCACGCGGGCATCGCGGTGCTGCTCGGGCTGCCGTTCTTCTCCCTGGCGATGATCGCCGCCGACGCCGTGTTCCTGCCGACGGCCTTCCTGCGGTGGCTCGGGGACCGGGTGTCGGGGCGGTGGCGCCGGCTGTTCCGCCGGACCACGGCCCTGCCAGGACAGCGCGGCGAGCGGGAACCGGAGCCCCGTACTCTCGTGGGGTGA
- a CDS encoding DUF5819 family protein yields the protein MDSYDREGVKAGPPPGAGIAGLSLPYQVVAALALAIAGVLACVHLGMVFLHVAPSNTLTKQHGAAVDSWIYPEFEQNWKLFAPNPLQQNIGVQVRAEVEAPDGARTTTDWIDLSAEDGAAIRGNPFPSHIDQNELRRGWDFFTGSHDTDNRPQGLRGQLSEQYLRRIVMLRLEDHRLGGPVRRIQLRSVSTTVDAPVWSKQKFDTRPAYRVCPWWGVTSADLPGGAGNGRTEASG from the coding sequence ATGGATTCGTACGACCGTGAGGGTGTGAAGGCCGGGCCGCCGCCCGGCGCGGGCATAGCCGGTCTCTCCCTTCCGTACCAGGTGGTGGCCGCTCTCGCTCTGGCGATCGCCGGAGTGCTGGCCTGCGTCCACCTCGGCATGGTCTTCCTGCACGTCGCCCCGTCCAACACGCTCACCAAGCAGCACGGCGCGGCCGTCGACAGCTGGATCTATCCCGAGTTCGAGCAGAACTGGAAGCTCTTCGCGCCCAATCCGCTCCAGCAGAACATCGGCGTGCAGGTACGGGCAGAGGTAGAGGCGCCGGACGGCGCGCGGACGACCACCGACTGGATCGACCTCTCCGCCGAGGACGGCGCGGCGATACGGGGCAATCCCTTCCCGAGCCACATCGACCAGAACGAGCTGCGGCGCGGCTGGGACTTCTTCACCGGCTCGCACGACACGGACAACCGTCCGCAGGGGCTGCGCGGCCAGCTGTCCGAGCAGTACCTGCGCCGGATAGTGATGCTGCGGCTGGAGGACCACCGGCTGGGCGGTCCTGTGCGGCGGATCCAGCTCAGGTCGGTCTCGACGACCGTGGACGCGCCCGTGTGGAGCAAGCAGAAGTTCGACACGCGGCCCGCCTACCGGGTCTGCCCCTGGTGGGGCGTGACCTCCGCGGATCTTCCCGGGGGCGCAGGGAACGGTCGTACGGAGGCGAGCGGGTGA